One Nostoc punctiforme PCC 73102 DNA window includes the following coding sequences:
- a CDS encoding Nif3-like dinuclear metal center hexameric protein, translating to MKIVDLITWFEAWANPAWCESWDNCGWQIEPGVLQEKARVLVCLTPTLAVMEEAIAENANLIFAHHPLIFNPLKSLRTGEAIAEMVRLAFTHNIGIYSAHTNFDQVQDGTADVLAQILELKEVTPIVPTQAGLGYGRVGLLEPFLTLQELLAAIQTRLAPPNLIFSPTTDLQQIISRVAVLGGSGAGYISAVAKTGAQAYLTSDCKFHQFQESRDAYGGLRQRNLILIDAGHYATERPACDRLVQKFQSLNLDWVQLSQKDEDFRQFFA from the coding sequence ATGAAAATTGTTGATTTAATTACTTGGTTTGAAGCGTGGGCAAATCCCGCTTGGTGTGAAAGCTGGGATAATTGCGGTTGGCAGATTGAACCAGGAGTTTTGCAGGAAAAAGCACGGGTTTTGGTATGTTTGACACCGACTTTGGCAGTAATGGAAGAAGCGATCGCAGAAAATGCTAATCTGATATTCGCCCATCATCCCTTGATTTTTAATCCTCTCAAATCTTTACGCACTGGTGAAGCGATCGCAGAAATGGTACGGTTAGCTTTTACCCACAATATTGGTATTTACAGCGCTCACACCAATTTCGACCAAGTGCAGGATGGTACAGCTGATGTATTAGCTCAAATTTTAGAACTCAAGGAAGTTACTCCCATAGTACCAACACAAGCAGGATTGGGATATGGTCGTGTTGGTTTGTTAGAGCCATTTTTGACACTACAGGAATTACTCGCAGCTATTCAAACCCGACTTGCTCCCCCTAATTTGATTTTTTCCCCAACTACTGACTTACAGCAAATAATTTCACGAGTTGCTGTTTTGGGTGGTTCGGGGGCTGGTTACATTTCAGCCGTCGCCAAAACTGGTGCCCAGGCTTATCTGACTTCTGACTGTAAGTTTCATCAGTTTCAAGAAAGCCGAGATGCCTACGGCGGGCTGCGCCAACGCAATCTTATTTTAATAGATGCGGGACATTATGCTACCGAACGTCCAGCTTGCGATCGCTTGGTGCAAAAATTCCAGTCCCTAAACTTAGACTGGGTGCAATTAAGCCAAAAGGATGAAGATTTCCGCCAGTTTTTTGCTTGA